In one Fimbriimonadaceae bacterium genomic region, the following are encoded:
- a CDS encoding HEAT repeat domain-containing protein codes for MRTLSICAMCVGALATSNLARSQDFSQSEVESLMRSQNWAQARLKLQRSGSKSVVHIVRVMDGDRKLQERGMEVIELLGPQAVPALLQCLEDEGDPYGAAYYGLRVLDGRSLLPMLSGSKGKAWPVRMAALVGAAYCALHGGLPPSDAPRVLSHLRELASHPDPNSAHTMGRRILGWLGPVAMPTITAMASSSIVEERRAASVACVRAIELHNPFFTLTNEEIEQQRVYTGMLRRALKDADASVRATSCYGLSNSVDGKEASPLFAQRLDDPSAIVRANALAAMARVKGKGYVQAATRLKGDPDQEVRRVAYVILHQHRRGSGPSP; via the coding sequence ATGAGAACGCTTTCGATTTGCGCCATGTGTGTGGGCGCGCTCGCGACTTCGAACCTGGCTCGATCCCAAGACTTCAGTCAGAGTGAGGTCGAGTCCCTGATGCGCAGCCAGAACTGGGCGCAGGCTCGGCTGAAACTTCAGCGGTCGGGAAGCAAGTCTGTTGTGCACATCGTGCGCGTCATGGACGGCGATCGCAAACTGCAGGAAAGGGGTATGGAAGTGATCGAGCTTCTGGGTCCCCAGGCCGTGCCCGCGCTCCTTCAGTGCCTTGAGGATGAGGGGGATCCCTACGGAGCCGCCTACTATGGTCTCAGGGTGCTTGATGGTCGCTCCCTGCTCCCCATGCTTTCCGGTTCCAAAGGCAAAGCCTGGCCTGTCAGAATGGCAGCCTTGGTCGGTGCCGCCTACTGCGCACTGCACGGCGGGCTACCACCAAGCGATGCACCGAGGGTGCTGTCCCACCTGAGGGAGCTGGCATCGCACCCGGATCCCAATTCCGCCCACACGATGGGCCGGCGAATCCTGGGTTGGCTTGGGCCTGTTGCGATGCCGACCATCACCGCAATGGCGAGTTCCTCAATTGTAGAAGAACGCCGGGCAGCCTCGGTGGCGTGCGTGCGCGCTATCGAGTTGCACAATCCGTTCTTTACGCTCACCAATGAAGAGATTGAGCAGCAGCGAGTCTACACGGGCATGCTTCGGAGGGCGCTTAAGGACGCGGATGCAAGTGTGCGTGCCACGTCGTGTTACGGGTTGAGCAACAGCGTGGATGGCAAGGAGGCTTCGCCGCTGTTCGCACAACGGCTTGACGATCCTAGCGCGATCGTGCGAGCCAATGCCCTAGCCGCGATGGCACGGGTGAAGGGAAAGGGGTATGTCCAAGCCGCAACGAGACTAAAGGGTGACCCGGACCAAGAGGTGAGACGGGTGGCCTACGTGATCCTTCACCAACATCGTAGGGGCAGTGGACCGAGTCCGTAA